One genomic region from Cydia amplana chromosome Z, ilCydAmpl1.1, whole genome shotgun sequence encodes:
- the LOC134660797 gene encoding uncharacterized protein LOC134660797 isoform X2: MATKTSIGNLSQFDHNTQEWEIFSSRLKQFIVLNEIKDEMKQAVLLTHLHDDTYRLLKNLVYPKKVEVVGYDELLKVLDGHFTPKRCTFADKSKFYEATRDVGESVEKWAARIRGLAVHCEFGTSLDMLLLDKFVLGLRAGKERERLFEQDVTTLTLAKAMELAQQTECAQKARADAVAVTVKQEPVYRAGAQPSAGRRDPEARTCSVCGMRSHDESRCRYKSYRCQLCGEKGHLKKVCTSKKQSKCRVNNVEATEFSAEGGDCDNCQECKLLSLRSYN; this comes from the coding sequence ATGGCTACTAAAACTTCTATCGGAAATTTAAGTCAGTTTGACCATAATACCCAAGAATGGGAAATTTTCAGTAGTCGTTTGAAGCAGTTCATCGTTTTAAACGAAATTAAAGATGAGATGAAGCAGGCAGTGCTACTGACACACCTGCATGACGATACATACCGGCTATTGAAGAACCTTGTGTACCCAAAAAAGGTAGAAGTCGTTGGGTACGACGAGCTGTTGAAGGTGCTCGACGGTCATTTTACTCCGAAGAGGTGTACCTTCGCTGATAAGAGCAAATTCTACGAGGCAACGCGTGACGTGGGGGAGAGTGTCGAGAAGTGGGCGGCTAGGATCAGAGGACTCGCCGTGCACTGCGAGTTTGGAACCTCGCTGGACATGCTGCTGCTGGACAAGTTCGTGCTGGGGCTACGCGCCGGCAAGGAGCGCGAGCGACTCTTCGAGCAGGACGTCACCACGCTCACGCTGGCGAAGGCGATGGAGCTGGCACAGCAGACGGAGTGTGCGCAGAAGGCGCGCGCAGACGCGGTGGCCGTGACCGTGAAGCAGGAGCCGGTGTACCGGGCGGGCGCGCAGCCGTCCGCCGGCCGCCGGGACCCCGAGGCGAGGACCTGCTCGGTGTGCGGTATGAGGAGCCACGACGAGAGTAGGTGCCGATACAAGTCCTACCGGTGCCAGCTGTGTGGTGAAAAAGGACACCTCAAGAAAGTGTGTACTTCCAAAAAGCAGTCCAAGTGTCGCGTGAACAATGTTGAAGCGACAGAGTTCTCGGCAGAAGGTGGAGACTGTGATAATTGCCAGGAATGTAAACTTCTAAGCTTAAG
- the LOC134660797 gene encoding uncharacterized protein LOC134660797 isoform X3: protein MATKTSIGNLSQFDHNTQEWEIFSSRLKQFIVLNEIKDEMKQAVLLTHLHDDTYRLLKNLVYPKKVEVVGYDELLKVLDGHFTPKRCTFADKSKFYEATRDVGESVEKWAARIRGLAVHCEFGTSLDMLLLDKFVLGLRAGKERERLFEQDVTTLTLAKAMELAQQTECAQKARADAVAVTVKQEPVYRAGAQPSAGRRDPEARTCSVCGMRSHDESRCRYKSYRCQLCGEKGHLKKVCTSKKQSKCRVNNVEATEFSAEGGDCDNCQECKLLSLRCKH from the exons ATGGCTACTAAAACTTCTATCGGAAATTTAAGTCAGTTTGACCATAATACCCAAGAATGGGAAATTTTCAGTAGTCGTTTGAAGCAGTTCATCGTTTTAAACGAAATTAAAGATGAGATGAAGCAGGCAGTGCTACTGACACACCTGCATGACGATACATACCGGCTATTGAAGAACCTTGTGTACCCAAAAAAGGTAGAAGTCGTTGGGTACGACGAGCTGTTGAAGGTGCTCGACGGTCATTTTACTCCGAAGAGGTGTACCTTCGCTGATAAGAGCAAATTCTACGAGGCAACGCGTGACGTGGGGGAGAGTGTCGAGAAGTGGGCGGCTAGGATCAGAGGACTCGCCGTGCACTGCGAGTTTGGAACCTCGCTGGACATGCTGCTGCTGGACAAGTTCGTGCTGGGGCTACGCGCCGGCAAGGAGCGCGAGCGACTCTTCGAGCAGGACGTCACCACGCTCACGCTGGCGAAGGCGATGGAGCTGGCACAGCAGACGGAGTGTGCGCAGAAGGCGCGCGCAGACGCGGTGGCCGTGACCGTGAAGCAGGAGCCGGTGTACCGGGCGGGCGCGCAGCCGTCCGCCGGCCGCCGGGACCCCGAGGCGAGGACCTGCTCGGTGTGCGGTATGAGGAGCCACGACGAGAGTAGGTGCCGATACAAGTCCTACCGGTGCCAGCTGTGTGGTGAAAAAGGACACCTCAAGAAAGTGTGTACTTCCAAAAAGCAGTCCAAGTGTCGCGTGAACAATGTTGAAGCGACAGAGTTCTCGGCAGAAGGTGGAGACTGTGATAATTGCCAGGAATGTAAACTTCTAAGCTTAAG ATGTAAACATTAA